In Gemmatimonadales bacterium, the following are encoded in one genomic region:
- a CDS encoding electron transfer flavoprotein subunit beta/FixA family protein encodes MKIAVCVKRVPDMELRFAIAGDRKSLDQGGLKYDMSDFDGYALEVALRLVEKQGSGEVELLCLGPDGVQEILRKGLAMGAARAIQLKADTVPVDGLAIAQALAAELGTGGYDLILFGRMATDTASGTVGPMVAELLGLPCVTSISHLELDVGRGMARRDLEGATETVRFPLPAVLTIDEGIARPRLATLKGIMAAKKKPLEVKPAALGEVRLIVETMALPPERSGPKFMGEGADAVPELVQRLHTEAKVL; translated from the coding sequence TTGAAGATCGCAGTGTGCGTCAAGCGTGTGCCGGATATGGAGCTGCGGTTTGCTATCGCGGGCGATCGCAAGTCGTTGGATCAGGGCGGCCTCAAATACGACATGAGCGACTTCGACGGCTACGCGCTCGAGGTGGCCCTCCGGTTGGTCGAAAAGCAAGGGTCGGGCGAGGTGGAGCTGTTGTGTCTGGGTCCAGATGGCGTCCAGGAGATACTGCGCAAAGGCCTGGCGATGGGCGCCGCCCGCGCGATTCAGCTCAAGGCCGACACCGTTCCGGTCGACGGCCTGGCCATCGCCCAGGCACTGGCCGCCGAGCTCGGTACCGGCGGGTACGATCTGATTCTCTTCGGACGAATGGCGACCGACACCGCCAGCGGCACCGTTGGCCCCATGGTGGCCGAGCTGCTCGGTCTCCCCTGCGTCACGTCCATTTCCCATCTCGAGCTGGACGTGGGGCGCGGCATGGCCCGGCGCGATCTCGAAGGCGCCACCGAGACCGTGCGGTTCCCGCTGCCTGCCGTGCTGACCATCGACGAAGGCATCGCGCGTCCGCGTCTGGCCACGCTCAAGGGCATCATGGCGGCCAAGAAGAAGCCGCTCGAGGTGAAGCCCGCGGCACTCGGCGAGGTGCGGCTCATCGTCGAGACGATGGCGCTGCCGCCCGAGCGCAGCGGCCCCAAGTTCATGGGTGAAGGCGCCGACGCGGTGCCCGAGCTGGTACAGCGACTCCACACCGAAGCGAAGGTGCTGTGA
- a CDS encoding TonB-dependent receptor, which yields MRLTSALVFAGLLLVPPSIAAQQPDTTKADTAAHELPPIEVVGSIAPAAGPTIGSGVPARVTTLDAAQVDAYEPRILSDALKSVAGFSTYDDLGSPYKLNLSSRGFYSSPVVGLPQGVAVFLDGVRMNEPEASQVNFDLLPMDHIQRIEILSGNGSLLGRNALGGAINLVTARGTGPTSGTIELSGGSFGAARGEAHVGGLSRGGMDWYVGGNYNREDGWRDITGAQGYQGFVNLGKLGETGGIRFQGFYSADSAQTAGSLPQSIFEQSPDSNLSAGDYEKLWAFQGSVQAYKQFGLGRASVTMYFRRHRAERLNVNQEDDPDAFGISYNTSFGYTADYRWTTVINDRTALSLRGGMDGEVTRVKIDIFADSTKFGASRTLTTEARSPLWDLAPFAAADLTIGKLTLSAGARYDYVRIPFENVLNPQRDTTATYKRFNPRVGASVEVAPSASVFASWGQAFRAPAVIENACADPAAPCPLPFALGDDPPLEPVKASTVEAGVRYARDRVSVSGSVYYTSVKNDIFLTPFGDEDEPQGSTIDGFFVNLDKTRRVGLEAGGAYTFPQGHSLYLNYSYTKATFQSDAKVFSIRSADEADGVPVINPFPTENDVTPGSRFPLVPDHQIKFGGLARIGHDVSVGADGRYIGKEYLRGDEANVTDQLDGYFVADARVGVEFGRWEINGIVTNLFQNKSAIFGTFNLNQGNPDGLTVERFLTPNARREFRLVVRTTLGGPAEHAPNP from the coding sequence ATGAGACTGACGAGTGCGCTCGTGTTCGCGGGGTTGCTCCTGGTGCCGCCGTCGATCGCTGCGCAGCAGCCCGACACGACCAAGGCCGACACCGCCGCCCATGAGCTGCCTCCGATCGAGGTGGTGGGCAGCATCGCCCCCGCCGCAGGCCCGACGATCGGTTCGGGGGTGCCGGCACGGGTGACGACGCTCGACGCGGCACAGGTCGACGCGTACGAGCCGAGGATCCTCTCGGACGCGCTCAAGAGCGTGGCCGGCTTCTCGACCTACGACGACCTCGGCAGCCCCTACAAGCTCAACCTCTCGAGCCGGGGCTTCTATTCGTCCCCAGTGGTCGGTCTGCCCCAGGGTGTGGCGGTCTTTCTCGATGGCGTGCGCATGAACGAGCCGGAGGCATCGCAGGTCAATTTCGACCTGCTGCCGATGGACCACATCCAGCGCATCGAGATCCTCTCCGGCAACGGATCGCTGCTGGGCCGCAATGCGCTCGGCGGGGCGATCAATCTGGTCACCGCGCGCGGGACCGGGCCGACGTCGGGCACTATCGAGCTGTCCGGCGGCAGCTTCGGCGCGGCGCGAGGGGAGGCGCACGTCGGGGGACTCAGCCGGGGTGGGATGGACTGGTATGTCGGGGGGAACTACAACCGCGAGGATGGGTGGCGCGACATCACCGGAGCCCAGGGCTACCAGGGCTTCGTAAATCTCGGCAAGCTCGGTGAGACCGGCGGCATCCGGTTCCAGGGCTTCTATTCGGCTGACAGCGCGCAAACGGCCGGCTCTCTGCCCCAATCCATCTTCGAGCAGAGTCCCGATTCCAACCTGAGCGCCGGCGACTACGAGAAGCTCTGGGCCTTTCAGGGCTCGGTCCAGGCATATAAGCAGTTCGGACTGGGCCGGGCCTCGGTGACGATGTACTTCCGGCGGCATCGCGCGGAGCGGCTCAACGTCAATCAGGAAGACGATCCGGACGCCTTCGGGATCAGCTACAACACGAGCTTCGGGTACACGGCCGACTATCGCTGGACCACCGTCATCAACGACCGGACCGCCCTCAGCCTGCGCGGCGGCATGGACGGGGAGGTGACCCGGGTCAAGATCGATATCTTCGCGGACTCGACCAAATTCGGCGCGAGCCGGACGTTGACTACGGAGGCGCGAAGCCCGCTGTGGGACCTGGCGCCCTTCGCCGCCGCCGACCTGACGATCGGCAAGCTCACCCTGTCGGCCGGCGCGCGTTACGACTACGTCCGGATTCCGTTCGAGAACGTCCTCAATCCCCAGCGCGACACCACGGCGACGTACAAACGCTTCAATCCGCGGGTCGGCGCCAGCGTCGAGGTCGCGCCGAGCGCGTCGGTGTTCGCGTCGTGGGGGCAGGCGTTTCGCGCCCCCGCGGTGATCGAGAACGCCTGCGCCGATCCCGCGGCGCCGTGCCCGCTTCCCTTCGCCCTGGGGGACGACCCGCCGCTCGAGCCGGTCAAGGCCAGCACCGTCGAGGCCGGCGTGCGCTATGCACGCGACCGGGTCTCGGTCAGCGGGTCCGTCTATTACACCAGCGTCAAGAATGACATTTTCCTCACCCCGTTCGGCGACGAGGACGAGCCCCAGGGCAGCACCATCGACGGCTTCTTCGTGAACTTGGACAAGACGCGGCGGGTTGGCCTGGAGGCGGGCGGGGCGTACACGTTCCCGCAGGGGCACTCACTCTACCTCAACTACTCCTACACCAAGGCCACCTTCCAGAGCGATGCCAAGGTGTTCTCGATCCGCTCGGCTGACGAGGCCGACGGTGTGCCGGTCATCAACCCGTTCCCGACCGAGAACGACGTGACGCCCGGGAGCCGGTTCCCGCTGGTGCCCGACCACCAGATCAAGTTCGGCGGGCTGGCCCGGATCGGGCATGACGTCTCCGTGGGCGCCGACGGGCGCTACATCGGCAAGGAGTACCTCCGGGGTGACGAGGCCAACGTCACCGATCAGCTGGACGGCTACTTCGTGGCCGATGCGCGCGTTGGCGTCGAGTTCGGGCGCTGGGAGATCAACGGGATCGTCACCAACCTGTTTCAGAACAAGAGCGCCATCTTCGGCACCTTCAACCTCAACCAGGGCAACCCCGACGGCCTCACCGTCGAGCGGTTCCTGACACCGAACGCCCGGCGGGAGTTCCGGCTGGTGGTCCGGACCACGCTCGGGGGGCCGGCCGAGCACGCCCCAAATCCATGA
- a CDS encoding electron transfer flavoprotein subunit alpha/FixB family protein produces MAALLAFAESRSGELRKVAFEAVTAARAAADSSGGGEVHALLIGAPGIAGRAEELGRFGADVVIVVEHPALDRYSPEVFAATAADRLRAGGYRAAFFAASAQGRDLAPRVAARLGVSLASDATEVELQSGAVVARHPAYTGKVIVTLRLTGEPALLSLRPGAITPRETPRPGRVEAAAPAMDPASARVVVTELTQSAGARLDIGEAPVIVSGGRGLRAPENFKLVEDLAAAIGNAAVGATRAVTDDGWRPPTDQIGQTGRLVSPDLYIAVGISGAIQHLAGMRTAKTIVAINRDKDAPIFKIADYGIVGDLFEVVPRLTAEIRKVRGTQ; encoded by the coding sequence ATGGCCGCACTGCTGGCGTTCGCCGAGTCCAGGAGCGGGGAGCTCCGCAAGGTGGCCTTCGAAGCGGTAACGGCGGCGCGCGCTGCGGCCGACTCATCCGGCGGTGGCGAAGTCCACGCGTTGCTCATCGGCGCGCCGGGAATCGCCGGGCGGGCCGAGGAGCTGGGGCGATTCGGCGCCGACGTCGTCATCGTGGTGGAGCATCCGGCGCTCGATCGCTACAGCCCCGAAGTGTTCGCCGCCACGGCCGCCGACCGGCTCCGCGCGGGAGGCTACCGTGCCGCGTTCTTCGCGGCGTCGGCGCAGGGCCGTGACCTAGCTCCGCGGGTCGCCGCCAGGCTGGGGGTGAGCCTCGCCTCGGACGCGACGGAGGTCGAGCTTCAGAGTGGTGCCGTGGTTGCGCGCCATCCGGCATACACCGGCAAAGTCATCGTCACCCTACGGCTGACCGGCGAGCCGGCGCTCCTCTCGCTCCGTCCCGGCGCCATCACCCCCAGGGAGACTCCCCGCCCGGGGCGCGTGGAGGCGGCCGCCCCGGCGATGGATCCGGCCTCGGCGCGGGTGGTGGTCACCGAACTCACCCAGAGCGCCGGGGCCAGGCTCGACATCGGCGAGGCGCCGGTCATCGTGAGCGGCGGGCGGGGACTCCGGGCGCCGGAGAACTTCAAGCTGGTCGAAGATCTGGCCGCGGCCATCGGGAACGCAGCCGTCGGCGCGACCCGCGCGGTCACCGACGACGGCTGGCGGCCGCCCACCGACCAGATCGGGCAGACCGGGCGACTGGTGAGTCCGGATCTCTACATCGCCGTCGGTATCTCCGGCGCCATCCAGCATCTCGCCGGCATGCGTACGGCCAAGACCATCGTCGCCATCAACCGGGACAAGGACGCGCCGATCTTCAAGATCGCCGATTACGGCATCGTCGGTGATCTATTCGAGGTGGTACCCCGCCTGACGGCGGAGATCCGGAAGGTCCGCGGCACCCAGTAG